The DNA region CTCTAGATGTTTCTGTTCCCTAACCAAATAATCTAAATGAGCCACCCATAAAATCTCCTTCGAGAGATTCTGGTGACCAAGAGTCCGAGGGCACTCCCAAAGGCTTGTTCAATTTTGAACCAGATCACGTTGTGGCtaattttgatgatgaaaaatATACAAACCTTCCATCTCTTGTTATTCCAAATGTATATGGCCCTGATTTTCACCCTACAATCACTGATGTTTCTGCCAGATATCCTAGCCAACCAAAACTTAAAGAACCTAATGTTGGTAAgattctgaagaaatttgaatcAGATTCAAAAAAAAATCTTCGCACTGCTATGTGGACTAGTGTTATATCCACTAATACAACAGAAAATAATGCGCCTTAGGAAGCATATCAGAGATGGATTAATTCCAAGATTTCAAAGCTGAAGAACTTTGGATGAAAAGTTTCTGAAAGGAATTTTTGTTCAAGGTTTGAACCAACAATGGAAGCCTTGCAGTTACAACGTGCTCCACTATGGCTTCCCGCTCCTATAATTAAGGAAGAAGTAAAGGAGACTGAGGAAGCTTCTGGACATCCAGATGTTATCATGGAAGACGCTTCTACTCAGCTGGACCAAGGCAAGCAAGTTGCTTCTGAAGATCAACAACAAACTCAAGACAGTGAGCTAGAACAACAAATTGTTGTTTATGAGAATCAAAATGCTACTGGAACTTATTTTGGGGTAATTCCTGTAGTGATTGTGAAGACTCTTGTTGAGATGAAGGAAGAAAGTTCCCTTGTCAGACATCACTTGGATATGCAGGATCTTTTATTCGAAATGATTCTATCCAAATTGATGTCTCCTCCTCCGCCACGGAACCCTtagtttttcaaaataaattatgcacttttattttattttgtctAAGTATTTTTGTATTTGTTTTGCAAACGTTTAAACTATTGTTCCTTATGGCATTTTGGTATTAATAAAATCTTGTTGTttccttattttattttatctatGTCTTTTTTATCGatgtcaaagggggagaaacataATTGATTTTGATATACGTATGTTCGTGAATCAGAACCCAAACATTTTTAATGTTTCTGCTAACAACTACTTCGAAGAATAGTTTATGAATTATTTTTCAGGGAAAGTCAAGAACATCAGAAGCTCTTGAAGCTTTTCAGATCAGAACTTAAGTTACTAGTTTTTGCAGAAATGGTTTACTCTCTGAGTCTGGAGTTTTAACTTCACCATTTGAGAAATATTGTTTACTCTCTGAGTCTGAAGTTTTAACTTCACCGTTTGAGAAAGACTTCCAAATAGACATGATCAGGCATCAAGTTCTGAGGAATTGTGAATTCCATGTTAATCAGAATTGATTCAACCAGGTTTTAAGGTTTTAACTAAGTTCTGAAGCTTTTTAAAAAGGGTTTGTAACTAGACTTTGAAGCTCTTTCAAAAAGAACCAGGCTCTGAAGCTCTTTCAGAGAGAGTCCAaccaagcttctgaagtgaagTTCATCAAAGTGTTAACTTTGACAACCAGTGTTCTAGATAAGTTCAAGCGACTTCTGAATATAAGCCAGATTCTCATAGAAGATCATTATGGTTATGCAAAAAGGTTAATtaggaaagtgttctttcattcagattttatctttttaggattgTACATCTCAAGGGGAGATTTATGCTTCTGTATGATGTATGTTTatgtgattaccctgtacaaaactGTTCATAAAAATATATGGTTTAGTCATCATAAAAAAgtgggagattgttagaacaagatttggttctaTATCTATAACTTTGAGTTTTTATGGTAACAATACAATATTTGTGTGGGAATAATTTTGGTACTttaatggtttgttattgtgaAGCTTTAATAGCTTGTTCTGATTCTGAGTTTATGAAGTGCCACATCATCAGTTTCTGGTCATTTGTTGTGAATTCCACTTCTATGTTGATTCACTTATGAGAGGTTCTGAAAGACGATATGTTACTattgcaatgttctttctgcttctgtgttgattcactcttaagaagttctgaaagatgatatgttgttgctgcaatgtttTTTCTGCTTCAATGCTGATTCACTCCTAAGAAGTTCTGGAAAGACGCTATGTTATTGCTGCAATGATCTCTCTGTTTCTGCTTCTAGATGTAACTCTGATTatcaagcttctgaagaatggaaagcttatGAAGTTTTGGTACTTAGATGAAGACTCTGAAGGCCTCAAGCCAGACGCTGACGCGGTCAAGGTTTTGACTGAAGATTatgaagttttgttacttagctgaagactctgaagatctcCAGCCAGACGCTGACGTGGTCAAGGTTTTGACTAAAGATTCTGAAAGCTAATGCAACAATTTATAAGATTGATTTCTATGTCAAAAACCTTTCAATTTGTGCTTACTTTTCTTTAAGTGTTTATATTTCATTTGTGGAAAATCTGCTTGTaagcaacttgtaacacaaaAAGTTGTATTTAaacttgtttgtttgattttcttaaggagactaagttgtagtcggatccttgaaaagacaaagaaagttattccttgtgatttccttaaggagactaagttGTATTCGGATCCTTGAGAATACgaagaaagttgttctttgtgattcCCTTGTAATatgtttggttatagtggattaagtcattgtgtataaggcaaaatcaccttggcggatggattggagtagctttgatttcaAGTGAACTAGGATAAAAATCATTATGTCTTTGTCTCTTTGTTCTTTTGATTGTGTGGAGtttttgagttggtaaaaaactattattgttattgttgttattatgttTAGTAAATAGGGTTTGGTTTAGTTGGATGGGTCTTAGGCCATGCTTCTTTGCTTTGCACCCCCATACTAACATGCATCCctttaatttcaatttttttgcccttttcctcttttatttcatttcatttaatttgttttgcttattatttattttgattgGGTAGTTGCATATTATTCTTATTGTTTGttatatattttatttcattGTTCTCCAAAATGTCAAATGTACTCCCCATCATTTGTTTGTAATTTGTActttattttcttgattttattttttccTTAGATAGATCGttaatcaaattaattaaataatagacaaaataaaatcaatttttttcaaaCAATAAAAATACTTGTTCAACACCAAGTTCATCATTCAAACTTTCTAAAACATTTCAACACCCACTCCAATTTTAAACCATTTCATTTTCAATTCAAAATCATTTCACAACTATTCCGCAATACAAAACAAACCTCGATCAACATCGAGTGCATTTTCTCAAATAAAACTCAAAatacttgtaaatattcaaaatctttcataacaaattggaagaaaaaggttaGTTGGATGTCAGGGGTGTGTGACCTTGAGGTGAGGGTGTAGAGAGTTATTAGAGATTGGTAGAGGTGGACTAGAATTATTAGAGACcatttttaataattaaataatagtatgtatattaaaataaaattagagATGATAAGGGCATTTTGGTTAATAGGAGAATAAGTGAGGGTAATGCTGGAAGCCTCTAATTGATGGATTAGGTTACTAATAAAAATGTTAGTTAGGAATTGTGAGAATTTTCAAACGTAAATCAAAATTGGGTGGAAAGAGGAAGAGGCAATGGCTAGAGCAAAGGAAGAGCATCCATTGAAAGAGCTTTGAAGAAATTTTGCTGGAAAAATCTAAGGTGAGGGGGGAGAATAAGCTTCAATAATGTCTTATGTGTGAGGGGTAGAGTAGATGAGTCTTTAACCTCCAATAGGGATGATGATTGAGATGATTTATGTGTGTGTTCTTGAGGAGTGATATTCTCCTTATTATCTTGATGTGAATTTCATATGAGTTGATGTTTGAAATTCTGAACTGTGTACTTATGTGTGTTTTCCACCATTGTTGCAACAATGAAGGTTTTAGAGATGtgatttgatgatgatttgatgAAATTGTGATTGAATTGGTATGTTAATTGGTAGAATTAGGGATTAATAAGAGTGAGGTTTTAATATGAGAAAATAGATGTTTGAAATAAGCTATTTTGGTGTTAGGAAGTGTTTTGATGGTTTTATAACAGTAATTAAAAGACTTTCAAAATATGTTAAAAATTGGTTTTTTAGGCAAAAATAGcagtttttttttgaaaaaacGGCACAATATGTAGTGCTGCATAGGTGCTCGGAGCCGCTACATACGTGCTGGGAGCCATTGCACAAATGTTATGTATTGACTCCAAACTGGCAGAATATTTGTTGCACTGTCCGACGATTTCAACCATAACTTTCATTCCATAATTCCAAATGAGACATCATTCAAAGCATTCGGAAGCTAACACATATAACTACCTTATGAACTACTTGATGATTATGTTTTTAGAACGGTGTTATTGTGTGAATTGAGGGTGTCACTACGCCAAAAAAGACCTATGagagcgctttttttggcctttAAAAGCGCTTAAAATCGCTGCCGTAGGTGGCGCTGCTATAGGTTTTAGCAGCgctttttgtttactaaaaagcgctgtcttttcctctagtaaaataacaaaacgctgccttcagtttaagcctaccatttcaacctgtaatattttttgggaataatcccataaacctgtaaatcaagcctctctaattcaagcatttggagtcataattcaagcatttgtaattttttaaaccaacacaagcaaaccaacacaagaatgaacacatttggagtcataattcaagcaaaccaacacaaggatagataggcactgaacacatttggagtcataattcaagcatttgtaattttttaaagcaaaccaacacaagaatgaacacaTTAATCTATCCATGAAATTAAAGATATCACTAAAATTATAAAGAACTATACACAAGTCAAAACTAATATGTTATACGGCCTAATTCTTGATGCCGAAAAATATGTTCCAGATCTTCTTTTCCGATTGTTTCAGTGCATGAATAACCAAAGATATCTTCCTCCATATCCAGTAAGCGAATAGCACCAGCTGTTGCCATATCTGATGAGTCAACAAGTGTTTCAAGAGATATCTGGTATCGAGGCACAAAAGCACTTTTTTTGGCAAAGAAGTCACTGGAAGATCCCTCGTCTAACTACGCATTGACACAAATAATAAGataatcaattataacacatTGAGACAATTAATAAGATCGTAGCATTTTTGTATACTTACAATTTTTTCCTCTAAGCGTGCATATCCCAAacgcccttttttgtatgcatacGTGGGATTTGACGCTCTCTCGCGATTTGTGGCACTCACTTTCTTGAAATTTTCGTCTCTTCTTTGGGCTACAAAAGCAACCCATTCTTCTTCTGTAATGAAGATCGCATACAATGAATAAATATCACAAAAATAGTGATGTTCACTATAGTTCTATAGCATTGCTTCTACTATAGCCACTAATTAACAACACTGTCAAATATATCATGGAATTACATTTACTTCCAACATACCTTCTGCATGAGGAATCCTGCAACAGAGGGCTTCAAGTATTTAGCAACACCTTCTGTAGAAGCATGAGCACGATGAGCAGTGCCAAATGCATCATTCACATAAAGATCAGCAAGGGAAGCCAACTTCTTGGCAAATTCAGGATCATTCTTCTCCTCTTCCTTGTGGAACCTCACATTCTCTAAAAGCAAAACACCACCTTCTGGAATTTGTGCAACCAACTTCTCAACCTCCTCACCAATACTGTCACCAGCAATCGTAACCTATAATAATCAAGAGAAATCaacataattaaaaaaaaagtaaACCAGCAAATAAGAATGGTTTGATAGAATCCCAAAATAGAACAAACAGACCAGTTTAGTAAACACACACCTCGGATCCAAGAAGTTCAGACAACCTTGGTACAAGGGGCTTCAAACTGTACTTAGGTGTTACACCCTTTGGACGTCCCTGAAAACAACACATTCAAGAATTAATTTCAAGTTACTACTACTATCAAACATTCATAGTTTCTCAAACTCCTCTTCAATACATCTCAACATTGAAATATGCAAAATAAGCAAAATTAAAACAGAAACCACATACCCATTACTTCAACctttaaattaaaatatttacCGGATCTAACTCAAATGGAAAATTAACTTAAATCACAACAAAAGCCATAACAACAACACCGAATCTTTGCAGTATGATTAACAAAGATAAAACTAGTAAAAGTAATCAATCTAATGAAAACACAAATTACAGTCATGCAAAGAGAGTATAGAAGGGTTACCAGATGGGAGGAGAGGATGACTTTAGCACCATAACCAGTCAAGTACTTGATGGTAGGAATAGCAGCACGGATTCTGGTATCATCGGTGATGTTCAAGTTATCATCCAAAGGAACGTTTAGATCAACCCTAACGAAAACCCTCTTTCCCTTCAAATCAGCTTCCTTCAATGTTCCAACGCTTCTCTTTGTCGCCATTTTCTTCAACTTTACACAAATCTGAAACAATGAATCAATCACGTTGAAATTCAAGGAGAAACAAAACGGATCAGAATCAAAAAGAGGAAAACGGAGTGGAAATTTGAGAGTTTGGTGGCGGAACTTACAATGGATGGTTGAGATCGGAGTTCGGACACTGACTGTAAGAAGGAAGGTTCTGGAATATTTATAGAGAGAAATGAGGAATAAATAACCCATAATGTAGCAATGCAAGTCCATTCAAACCAAAATCGACCACCTATTCTTTGACTTCTAGGGCAAAACAGAAAGACACGAAAACCTAACCTTAAAACGCAATGAGATTTCCAGGTATTGAATCCTTCTCTTTCGAATGCAGTCTCTTTCAAATTTGCAGTGTTTATCGTTGAGATTTCCAGGTACTCTGTGGAATTTTTTCCAGGGCAGCGAGAGCTTCGAACGAGAGAGAGTGAAAGAGGGATTTCTGAAAGTCAGGGATTTTGTAATATtagatttattataatttttataaatgacctatgagagcgcttttaccatgaaagcgctttcatagatgtgagactgagacctataagagcgcttttaccttaaaagcgctttcataagtgtgaaacccatgagacctataagagcgcttttaccttaaaagcgc from Lathyrus oleraceus cultivar Zhongwan6 chromosome 1, CAAS_Psat_ZW6_1.0, whole genome shotgun sequence includes:
- the LOC127075594 gene encoding phosphoglycerate kinase, cytosolic, with product MATKRSVGTLKEADLKGKRVFVRVDLNVPLDDNLNITDDTRIRAAIPTIKYLTGYGAKVILSSHLGRPKGVTPKYSLKPLVPRLSELLGSEVTIAGDSIGEEVEKLVAQIPEGGVLLLENVRFHKEEEKNDPEFAKKLASLADLYVNDAFGTAHRAHASTEGVAKYLKPSVAGFLMQKVCWK